One window from the genome of Pseudomonadota bacterium encodes:
- the hppD gene encoding 4-hydroxyphenylpyruvate dioxygenase, translating into MADLFENPMGTDGFEFVEYAHPQPEELRDLFEKLGFRLVGRHKSKNVTLHRQGQINFIINAEPDSFAQKFAAEHGPCACAMAFRVKDAKKAYARAIEMGAKPVENPIGAGELEIPVVEGIGGSRLYLVDRYGDKGNIYDVDFNMVNEETSGKYADGGLTYIDHLTHNVQRGNMNVWAKFYEDLFNFREIRYFDIEGKLTGLVSKAMTSPCGKIRIPINESQDDKSQIEEFLHKYKGEGIQHIALGTDDIYTTVETLNGNGIGFQTTPATYYEKVDSRVPGHGEDLEKMQKLNILVDGAPTEGQGLLLQIFTQEAIGPIFFEIIQRKGNEGFGEGNFQALFESLEEDQIRRGVLKA; encoded by the coding sequence ATGGCCGATCTTTTTGAAAATCCGATGGGAACCGACGGTTTTGAATTTGTCGAATATGCGCACCCCCAGCCGGAAGAGCTGCGCGACTTATTCGAAAAACTGGGCTTCCGTCTGGTCGGACGCCATAAAAGCAAAAATGTCACGCTGCACCGCCAGGGGCAGATCAACTTCATCATTAATGCCGAACCCGATTCTTTTGCACAAAAATTCGCAGCAGAGCACGGTCCCTGCGCCTGCGCCATGGCTTTCCGTGTCAAAGATGCGAAAAAAGCCTACGCACGCGCCATTGAAATGGGTGCAAAGCCGGTTGAAAACCCCATCGGTGCGGGTGAACTGGAAATCCCCGTTGTCGAAGGCATCGGCGGATCGCGCCTGTATCTGGTTGACCGCTACGGCGATAAAGGCAATATCTATGATGTCGATTTCAACATGGTCAATGAAGAGACAAGCGGTAAATATGCCGATGGCGGTCTGACCTATATCGACCATCTGACCCATAACGTCCAGCGCGGCAATATGAATGTCTGGGCGAAATTCTACGAAGATTTGTTCAATTTCCGCGAAATCCGTTATTTCGATATTGAAGGCAAGCTGACAGGTCTGGTCAGTAAAGCCATGACCAGCCCCTGCGGCAAAATCCGCATTCCGATCAATGAATCGCAGGATGACAAATCGCAGATTGAAGAGTTTCTGCACAAATATAAGGGCGAAGGCATCCAGCATATCGCCCTTGGCACCGATGATATCTACACCACCGTTGAAACACTGAACGGTAACGGCATCGGTTTCCAGACCACACCTGCGACCTATTACGAAAAAGTCGACAGCCGCGTTCCCGGACATGGTGAAGACCTTGAAAAAATGCAGAAGCTGAACATTCTTGTTGACGGCGCGCCGACGGAAGGCCAAGGCCTGTTGCTGCAAATCTTTACACAAGAAGCGATCGGCCCGATCTTCTTTGAAATTATCCAGCGCAAAGGCAATGAAGGCTTTGGCGAAGGAAACTTTCAGGCGCTGTTTGAATCGCTGGAAGAAGACCAGATCCGCCGCGGCGTATTGAAAGCTTAA
- a CDS encoding cyanophycinase, with protein sequence MTLIAIGGAEDKQNKAVVLRAVLNAAKDSASRVHVITTATNYPDDVAKTYRDAFARLGVKNCEISHIETAAEAGEQSFLDSIDHADIVFFSGGDQSKLARILKDTPFTDKLQERREKDLIIAGTSAGAAVMSACMVTGGTPEDARRKGGIKTGDGFGFAEDIIFDTHFMNRGRLPRLFNLVAADPSKTGIGLDEDTAVILHKDGKIEVIGSGSVTIVTKSPDATSTDQSFTPADFDVKTLRHGARHRL encoded by the coding sequence ATGACACTGATTGCTATCGGCGGAGCCGAAGACAAACAGAATAAAGCCGTGGTTTTACGCGCGGTGCTGAATGCCGCAAAAGACAGCGCCTCACGCGTCCATGTCATCACGACCGCCACAAACTATCCTGACGATGTCGCAAAGACCTATCGCGATGCTTTTGCCCGCCTGGGTGTCAAAAACTGTGAAATTTCTCACATTGAAACCGCCGCAGAAGCCGGTGAGCAAAGCTTCCTAGACAGTATTGACCATGCTGATATCGTCTTTTTCTCCGGCGGCGACCAGTCAAAACTGGCGCGCATCCTGAAAGATACCCCTTTCACCGACAAGTTGCAGGAGCGCCGCGAAAAAGATTTGATCATTGCCGGCACAAGTGCCGGTGCCGCTGTGATGTCAGCCTGTATGGTCACAGGCGGCACGCCGGAAGATGCCCGCCGCAAAGGCGGCATCAAGACCGGAGACGGCTTCGGTTTTGCGGAGGATATCATCTTTGATACCCATTTTATGAACCGCGGGCGGTTGCCGCGCCTGTTTAATCTTGTTGCCGCCGACCCGTCCAAGACCGGCATCGGCCTTGATGAAGATACGGCTGTTATTCTGCATAAGGATGGCAAAATTGAGGTCATCGGCAGCGGCAGCGTCACCATCGTCACAAAAAGCCCTGACGCAACATCTACAGATCAAAGTTTCACCCCTGCCGACTTTGACGTCAAAACTTTGCGGCATGGCGCACGGCACCGTTTGTAA
- the metF gene encoding methylenetetrahydrofolate reductase translates to MTNEDGKLQQNKWKTGQVVSGYGTIPARTAEDIIGDSGLSLPFIPPVESNLSVSFEFFPPKTEKMEAQLWDSVAQLAPLSPEFVSVTYGAGGTTRERTHDAVIRIQKETGIPAAAHLTCVGSSREEIDEIARRYWDEGIRHIVALRGDPPEGSKTYVPHPGGYDYASDLVAGLKKIGDFDISVAGYPEVHPEALSAEADFENIKRKVDAGANRIITQFFMEPEFFLRYRDKLAAAGVTVPVVPGILPVNNFESVRKFSKMCNTHLPDWLALLFEGLDNQPKTRNLVAATVAAEQCRVLYRNGVQNFHFYTLNRAELALAICHMLGLRETAAKTAG, encoded by the coding sequence ATGACAAACGAGGATGGAAAATTGCAGCAGAATAAATGGAAAACGGGACAGGTTGTCTCGGGCTATGGAACAATTCCGGCGCGGACTGCGGAAGATATTATCGGTGATAGCGGATTGTCGCTACCCTTCATTCCGCCTGTAGAAAGCAATCTGTCCGTCAGTTTCGAATTTTTCCCACCCAAGACGGAAAAAATGGAGGCGCAGCTTTGGGACTCTGTGGCGCAGCTGGCGCCTCTATCGCCGGAATTCGTCTCCGTGACTTACGGGGCCGGCGGTACAACGCGGGAACGCACCCATGACGCGGTGATCCGTATTCAGAAAGAAACCGGCATTCCTGCTGCCGCACATTTAACCTGTGTCGGCTCCTCGCGGGAGGAAATCGACGAGATTGCGCGAAGATACTGGGATGAAGGTATCCGCCATATTGTCGCTTTGCGCGGTGATCCGCCGGAGGGCAGTAAAACTTATGTGCCGCATCCGGGCGGCTATGATTATGCCAGTGATCTGGTCGCAGGGCTGAAGAAAATCGGCGATTTTGATATCAGTGTGGCAGGTTATCCCGAAGTGCATCCTGAAGCCTTATCGGCGGAAGCTGATTTTGAAAACATCAAACGTAAGGTCGATGCCGGCGCGAACCGCATTATCACCCAGTTTTTTATGGAACCGGAATTCTTTCTGCGCTACCGCGACAAGCTGGCGGCGGCAGGCGTCACGGTTCCTGTTGTGCCGGGCATTTTGCCGGTCAATAATTTTGAAAGTGTGCGCAAATTTTCAAAAATGTGTAACACCCATCTGCCGGACTGGCTGGCGCTATTGTTCGAAGGGCTGGATAACCAGCCGAAAACGCGTAATCTGGTTGCGGCAACGGTTGCGGCGGAGCAATGCCGCGTATTGTACCGGAACGGGGTACAGAATTTCCATTTCTATACGCTGAACAGGGCGGAGCTGGCCTTGGCGATCTGCCATATGCTCGGCCTGCGCGAGACTGCGGCAAAAACAGCCGGGTAG
- a CDS encoding (d)CMP kinase yields the protein MQGTNTVRKQTATVEQQSTSLLVHVGHRIVVAIDGPAGAGKGTLATRLAEELGLAFLDTGALYRVVATLMIDSNGNPERAEDIDFCIKAALKYITPELLSRPELRREDVAAMASKVAAVPEVRAALLDFQRHFAKHPPEGYKGVVLDGRDIGTVVCPDADIKIFVTADAETRAKRRYEEVMARNGKADYEAILADMKERDLRDSTRAVAPTKPAEDAIIVDTSSWGIEETFKNTLQKIRDNMATQSKEKAA from the coding sequence ATGCAAGGGACAAATACGGTACGAAAGCAGACTGCCACAGTTGAACAGCAAAGCACATCACTGCTGGTGCATGTCGGACACCGCATTGTGGTGGCAATTGACGGCCCTGCCGGTGCGGGAAAAGGCACGCTGGCAACCCGCCTTGCGGAAGAGCTGGGACTGGCTTTCCTGGATACGGGCGCGCTTTACCGCGTTGTGGCCACGCTGATGATTGACAGTAACGGCAACCCCGAACGTGCGGAAGATATCGATTTTTGCATCAAAGCTGCTTTGAAATATATCACACCCGAATTGTTAAGCCGCCCCGAACTGCGCCGCGAAGATGTTGCGGCTATGGCCTCAAAAGTGGCGGCGGTTCCGGAAGTGCGTGCGGCATTGCTGGACTTCCAGCGTCATTTCGCCAAACACCCGCCCGAAGGTTATAAAGGCGTTGTTCTGGATGGTCGCGATATCGGCACGGTGGTTTGCCCCGATGCGGATATTAAGATTTTTGTAACGGCAGATGCGGAAACCCGCGCCAAGCGCCGTTATGAAGAAGTGATGGCCAGAAACGGCAAAGCCGATTATGAGGCGATTCTCGCCGATATGAAGGAACGCGACCTGCGTGACAGCACACGCGCCGTTGCTCCGACCAAACCTGCGGAAGATGCCATTATCGTGGATACGTCTTCATGGGGGATCGAGGAAACCTTCAAAAACACCCTGCAAAAAATCCGCGACAATATGGCGACCCAGAGCAAAGAAAAAGCCGCCTAG
- a CDS encoding PhoH family protein produces MGKKSKTAKYMQKDNDSVKVHPLFQEGWDPLSEYKGERDKKYVKNIKPRSEGQKELMDAMENHNLVLAIGPAGTGKTYLAISAAVEAYERGEVERIILSRPAIEAGESIGYLPGDLQDKMAPYLRPLYDALHDRLGIKRLKHMLDNGEIEIAPVGYMRGRTLNNAFVVIDEAQNCTYVQIKMLLSRLGWHSTMVVTGDPDQTDLLTGMSGLADIAQRLEPVENIAVCRLEETDIVRHPLVAEMLDVI; encoded by the coding sequence ATGGGTAAAAAATCCAAAACAGCAAAATACATGCAAAAAGACAACGACTCTGTCAAAGTACATCCGTTGTTTCAGGAGGGGTGGGATCCGCTTTCAGAATATAAAGGAGAGCGCGATAAAAAATATGTGAAGAATATCAAACCCCGCAGCGAAGGCCAGAAAGAGCTGATGGATGCAATGGAGAACCATAATCTGGTTCTTGCCATCGGCCCCGCCGGAACTGGTAAAACCTATCTTGCCATTTCCGCCGCCGTCGAAGCTTATGAGCGCGGCGAAGTCGAAAGGATTATCCTGTCACGCCCCGCCATCGAAGCGGGCGAAAGCATCGGCTATCTTCCCGGTGACCTGCAGGATAAAATGGCACCTTATCTGCGCCCGCTTTACGATGCGCTGCATGACAGGCTAGGCATCAAACGCCTGAAACATATGCTGGATAACGGCGAAATTGAAATCGCGCCGGTCGGCTATATGCGCGGACGGACATTGAACAACGCTTTTGTCGTGATTGACGAGGCGCAAAACTGCACCTATGTCCAGATCAAGATGCTGCTCTCACGCCTCGGCTGGCATTCAACAATGGTCGTCACAGGCGACCCCGACCAGACCGATCTTTTAACCGGCATGTCCGGCCTTGCCGATATCGCGCAACGGCTTGAACCGGTAGAAAATATCGCCGTCTGCCGCTTGGAGGAAACCGACATCGTCCGTCACCCGCTGGTCGCGGAAATGCTGGATGTGATTTAA
- a CDS encoding DUF882 domain-containing protein produces the protein MEVFDRRQFLGGSLIIATAAQLWWPDSTDAASLTSGRRLTFQNAHTGEVFKGEYWEDGRYLPDAFAEIKKIMRDHRTGEIFPIDPRLMDILFVLQKRMETSKSYNIFSGYRSPKTNSRLRRMGFGVAKKSLHMQGQAVDLRLPGRRLTDVRRQAMALKAGGVGYYPKSQFVHIDTGRVRHW, from the coding sequence ATGGAAGTTTTTGACAGACGACAGTTTCTGGGCGGCAGCCTTATCATAGCAACGGCGGCACAGCTGTGGTGGCCGGATTCAACGGATGCCGCGAGTCTGACGTCAGGCCGGCGTCTCACATTTCAGAACGCCCATACCGGCGAGGTTTTCAAAGGCGAATATTGGGAAGACGGGCGCTATTTACCCGATGCCTTTGCTGAAATCAAAAAAATTATGCGCGACCACCGCACGGGAGAGATTTTTCCGATTGACCCGCGCCTGATGGATATCCTGTTTGTCCTGCAAAAGCGTATGGAAACGAGTAAATCATATAATATTTTTTCCGGTTACCGTTCGCCGAAAACAAACAGCCGCTTGCGCCGTATGGGTTTCGGTGTCGCCAAGAAGAGCCTGCATATGCAGGGACAAGCTGTTGATCTCCGTCTTCCGGGTCGCCGCCTGACCGATGTACGCCGTCAGGCTATGGCTCTGAAAGCAGGCGGTGTCGGTTATTACCCGAAAAGCCAGTTCGTCCATATTGACACCGGACGCGTACGCCACTGGTAA
- a CDS encoding type IV secretion protein DotN, giving the protein MQRDKGVCQYCGFESAKHQTVHYTGQDPDKPGEMKRIENFVTSCHYCQQCFYLDQVAMMQSGALIWLPEIGQAALNHICRAVYIARITQGPIADAARETLDVLLSRKEEAKNRIGTDDVMQLATVLQDFLENTEYKHRHAKLKHLRILPLDRRIVREGDLEFNQFPQILAYWRSKDGPFGEMPPRVWAEKFLLAKEQLSA; this is encoded by the coding sequence ATGCAGCGCGACAAGGGCGTTTGCCAGTATTGCGGCTTTGAATCGGCCAAGCACCAGACTGTCCATTACACAGGACAGGATCCTGATAAGCCGGGCGAAATGAAAAGAATCGAAAACTTTGTCACCTCCTGTCATTATTGCCAGCAATGTTTCTATCTTGATCAGGTGGCGATGATGCAATCCGGCGCACTGATCTGGTTGCCGGAAATCGGGCAGGCGGCTTTGAATCATATCTGCCGTGCCGTTTATATTGCACGGATTACACAGGGTCCTATTGCCGATGCGGCCCGCGAAACGCTGGATGTTCTGTTGTCACGCAAAGAAGAGGCCAAAAACCGTATCGGGACGGATGATGTGATGCAGTTGGCAACGGTTCTTCAGGATTTTCTTGAAAATACGGAATACAAACACCGCCACGCAAAACTCAAACATTTGCGTATCCTGCCGCTTGACCGCCGCATTGTCCGCGAAGGAGATCTGGAATTTAATCAGTTCCCGCAAATTCTGGCTTATTGGCGTTCGAAAGACGGCCCCTTCGGCGAAATGCCGCCGCGTGTCTGGGCTGAAAAATTCCTGCTGGCAAAAGAGCAGTTGTCTGCTTAA
- a CDS encoding MoxR family ATPase has translation MANAKAKTGDMSEAFDTTYRWIADIRDEIHNFIWGQEQVVDLSLTTLLSGGHMLLVGLPGLGKTRLVSVMGTVLGLETGRIQCTPDLMPADITGSEILAQDEDGNRHFKFVEGPVFCQFLMADEINRASPRTQSALLQAMQEYTVTVGGHNHALPQPFHVMATQNPLEQEGTYPLPEAQLDRFLMQINVTYPTLADEKDIIAKTTTASEKSPKTLTKPQELIKAQALVRQMPIGENVVDAILDIVRRGRPEQSDLAEVQDFVSWGPGPRAGQAFMLAARARALVDGRHAPSMDDVIALAEPILQHRMALSFPARTRGITLQQIITKICEKYV, from the coding sequence ATGGCCAATGCAAAAGCAAAAACCGGAGATATGAGCGAAGCCTTTGACACGACCTATCGCTGGATTGCCGATATCCGTGACGAAATCCATAATTTCATATGGGGGCAGGAGCAGGTTGTCGATTTGTCTTTAACGACGCTGCTGTCAGGCGGGCATATGCTGCTTGTCGGTCTGCCGGGGCTGGGGAAAACCCGTCTGGTTAGTGTCATGGGAACCGTTCTTGGTCTGGAAACAGGCCGTATCCAATGTACGCCGGATCTTATGCCTGCAGATATTACCGGCTCGGAAATTCTGGCACAGGATGAAGACGGCAACCGCCATTTCAAATTTGTCGAAGGGCCGGTTTTTTGCCAGTTTCTGATGGCCGACGAGATTAACCGCGCCAGTCCGCGGACACAATCCGCCCTGCTGCAAGCGATGCAGGAATATACTGTCACTGTCGGCGGACATAACCATGCACTGCCGCAGCCTTTCCATGTTATGGCCACGCAAAACCCTCTGGAACAGGAAGGAACTTACCCGCTTCCCGAGGCACAGCTTGACCGTTTCCTGATGCAAATCAATGTCACCTATCCGACATTGGCCGATGAAAAGGATATTATCGCCAAGACAACAACCGCGTCTGAGAAAAGCCCGAAAACCCTTACCAAACCGCAAGAGCTGATCAAGGCGCAGGCACTTGTCCGACAAATGCCGATCGGTGAAAATGTCGTGGATGCGATTTTGGATATTGTCCGCCGCGGACGTCCCGAGCAAAGCGATCTGGCCGAGGTACAGGACTTCGTTTCATGGGGGCCCGGTCCGCGGGCCGGACAGGCCTTTATGCTGGCCGCCCGTGCCCGCGCACTTGTTGACGGTCGTCATGCTCCTTCCATGGATGATGTGATTGCGCTTGCCGAGCCTATCCTGCAGCACCGTATGGCGCTGTCTTTCCCGGCGCGGACGCGCGGTATTACTTTGCAGCAAATCATTACAAAAATATGTGAGAAATATGTCTGA
- the ftsZ gene encoding cell division protein FtsZ — protein sequence MLNIRMHSQDTRLRPKITVIGVGGAGGNAVNNMISSGLEGCEFLVCNTDAQALDSNIAEQKIQLGPNVTRGLGAGANPEIGAAAAEESIDEILSYLDGANMVFVTAGMGGGTGTGAAPVIARAARERGTLTVGVVTKPFHFEGTHRMKLAENGIEDMQQYVDTLIVIPNQNLFRIANEKTTFADAFCLADEVLQSGVRGVTDLMVMPGLINLDFADIRAVMAEMGKAMMGTGEAEGERRALEAAEAAISNPLLDDISMKGARGVLINITGGMDMTLYEVDEAANRIRDEVDSEANIIFGSTFDANLEGKMRVSVVATGIDAELQKKVFRHDQAVKTQGYNKPVVEQPAAPKTPVAEPEAVKTSTETGSGDTDYGTSQSTAGWAPAPRAAAPMNTGFRSDIPKLPASLAAQNAGNTGAGYAAQAKSPAPVSKPAQPAQSYETGHAETTLGTMSNGQTAAAVKLDESSFDVSATQTRTQTPVSQKRSPAFDTNWPQPQRSACGNSFIPPKPVDPRTVTDEELLVEGDETAASAQSAAPQQNTDALKTPLTAPQQTSVPVRPTAPAQQAATQKEEKPSFFERLTGQRKAPVSETSRAAGSDVKKSGDDDELDIPAFLRRQAN from the coding sequence ATGTTGAACATCAGAATGCACTCGCAGGACACGCGCCTGCGTCCGAAGATAACTGTGATCGGAGTCGGCGGCGCAGGAGGCAACGCCGTCAATAACATGATCAGTTCCGGCCTTGAAGGCTGCGAATTCCTGGTCTGTAACACCGATGCACAGGCCCTTGACAGCAATATCGCTGAACAAAAAATACAACTTGGCCCGAATGTAACACGCGGACTTGGCGCGGGTGCAAATCCGGAAATCGGCGCAGCCGCGGCGGAAGAAAGCATTGACGAAATTCTCAGCTATCTTGATGGCGCGAATATGGTTTTTGTTACTGCCGGAATGGGCGGCGGCACAGGAACCGGCGCAGCACCGGTGATTGCACGTGCGGCGCGCGAGCGCGGCACGCTGACTGTCGGCGTTGTGACCAAACCTTTCCACTTCGAAGGCACGCACCGCATGAAACTGGCCGAAAACGGCATTGAAGACATGCAGCAATATGTCGATACGCTGATCGTCATCCCCAACCAGAACCTGTTCCGCATCGCCAATGAAAAAACCACCTTCGCTGATGCTTTCTGTCTGGCAGATGAAGTTCTGCAATCCGGCGTTCGCGGTGTGACCGATCTGATGGTGATGCCGGGCCTGATTAATCTGGACTTTGCCGATATCCGCGCCGTTATGGCCGAAATGGGCAAAGCCATGATGGGAACGGGCGAAGCGGAAGGCGAGCGCCGCGCTCTTGAAGCTGCGGAAGCTGCCATTTCGAACCCGCTTCTGGACGATATCTCGATGAAAGGCGCACGCGGTGTGCTGATCAACATCACCGGCGGCATGGATATGACGCTGTATGAAGTTGACGAAGCCGCCAACCGTATTCGTGACGAGGTGGATTCCGAAGCCAATATCATCTTCGGTTCGACCTTTGATGCCAATCTGGAAGGTAAAATGCGCGTTTCCGTTGTTGCCACAGGCATCGATGCGGAACTGCAGAAGAAAGTTTTCCGTCACGACCAAGCTGTAAAAACGCAAGGTTACAATAAACCCGTTGTTGAACAGCCTGCGGCACCGAAAACACCTGTTGCAGAACCCGAAGCTGTTAAAACATCTACGGAAACAGGCTCCGGCGATACTGACTACGGCACATCGCAAAGCACCGCCGGATGGGCACCCGCCCCCCGCGCTGCCGCACCGATGAATACGGGCTTCCGCTCCGATATTCCGAAACTGCCGGCATCGCTGGCAGCGCAGAATGCCGGCAATACGGGTGCAGGCTATGCCGCACAGGCAAAAAGCCCCGCCCCCGTTTCCAAGCCTGCGCAACCGGCGCAAAGCTATGAAACAGGCCATGCGGAAACAACGCTCGGCACGATGAGCAACGGCCAAACAGCCGCCGCTGTAAAACTGGATGAAAGCAGCTTTGACGTTTCCGCGACACAAACGCGCACGCAAACGCCTGTCAGCCAAAAACGCAGCCCGGCTTTCGATACAAACTGGCCGCAACCTCAGCGCAGCGCCTGCGGAAACAGCTTTATTCCGCCGAAACCTGTCGATCCGCGCACTGTGACGGATGAGGAATTGTTAGTAGAGGGTGACGAAACCGCCGCCTCCGCGCAATCCGCCGCACCGCAGCAAAATACGGATGCCCTGAAAACACCGCTGACAGCACCGCAACAGACCAGTGTTCCGGTTCGCCCAACAGCACCGGCACAGCAAGCCGCAACGCAGAAAGAAGAGAAGCCCTCGTTCTTTGAGCGTTTGACAGGGCAAAGAAAAGCCCCGGTTTCCGAAACATCACGCGCCGCAGGCAGCGATGTCAAGAAAAGCGGTGATGATGATGAGCTGGATATCCCGGCCTTCCTGCGCCGACAAGCGAATTAA
- the ftsA gene encoding cell division protein FtsA produces the protein MRFAQSLFDFDKMKPLQNGKDTEDKNINLPQRKKTQTAPVAIVDIGTSKICCMIALADTETRKLVEVIGIGHHASAGMKNGNIIDLKAVENAVGSAVQAAENMARPKMNGETLESVFVNIPALFTTPHHFSVDVRISGHQITEKDIDAALYQARNIAAPGHEEIVHVIPVSYSVDNQTGIRTPVGMYGHELGVDLSIISAPVSALKNFASAVTANHLDVSGFCASPYASGLSCLVPDERDLGCTIIDMGAGTTQIAVFFDGALIYTGAIPVGGQHVTNDIARGLTTSVMDAERIKILYGCASGVAHSDHDSIDVPAVGESGGIAGNKVPRSLLTGIIQPRLEETFELVRAKLNDDGLGQIAGRRVVLTGGASQLAGISELARHVLDKQVRLGSPEQISGLPESTGGPGFATTLGLLAHAAEFAGQTARPRTPQRIPALGIPAIGLPSLGLPDNLLKKAASWFRENW, from the coding sequence ATGCGCTTTGCACAGTCATTATTCGACTTCGACAAAATGAAACCGCTGCAAAACGGCAAGGATACGGAAGATAAAAATATCAATCTTCCGCAGCGGAAAAAGACGCAGACTGCTCCTGTCGCCATTGTCGATATCGGCACCAGCAAAATCTGCTGCATGATTGCGCTGGCAGATACCGAAACCCGCAAGCTTGTCGAGGTTATCGGTATCGGTCACCATGCTTCGGCCGGAATGAAGAACGGCAATATCATTGATTTGAAAGCGGTGGAAAATGCCGTCGGCAGCGCGGTACAAGCCGCCGAAAATATGGCGCGCCCGAAAATGAACGGCGAAACACTGGAAAGCGTCTTTGTCAATATTCCCGCCCTGTTTACAACCCCGCATCACTTTTCCGTCGATGTCCGCATCTCCGGCCATCAGATCACCGAGAAGGATATTGACGCCGCCCTTTATCAGGCACGCAACATTGCCGCACCGGGACATGAGGAAATCGTCCATGTTATTCCCGTTTCCTACAGCGTTGACAATCAGACCGGCATCCGCACCCCTGTCGGTATGTACGGGCATGAGCTGGGGGTTGATCTCAGTATTATCAGCGCCCCCGTTTCCGCGCTGAAAAATTTTGCCAGCGCCGTTACCGCCAATCATCTTGATGTCTCCGGCTTCTGCGCCTCCCCTTATGCCTCCGGTCTGTCCTGCCTTGTTCCCGACGAACGTGATCTGGGCTGCACCATTATTGATATGGGCGCGGGCACGACACAGATCGCCGTATTCTTTGACGGCGCACTTATATATACAGGCGCCATTCCCGTTGGCGGGCAGCATGTCACCAATGATATCGCCCGCGGCTTGACGACATCGGTCATGGATGCCGAGCGCATCAAAATTCTTTACGGTTGCGCCTCCGGCGTTGCCCATAGCGACCATGACAGTATTGATGTCCCCGCCGTCGGCGAAAGCGGCGGAATTGCCGGAAATAAAGTGCCGCGCTCGCTTTTGACCGGCATTATCCAGCCGCGGCTGGAAGAGACTTTTGAACTGGTACGCGCAAAACTCAATGATGACGGCTTAGGGCAGATTGCCGGACGCCGCGTCGTGTTAACGGGCGGCGCAAGCCAATTGGCCGGCATTTCCGAGCTGGCGCGTCATGTGCTGGACAAACAGGTTCGTCTGGGCAGTCCCGAGCAAATCAGCGGATTGCCGGAATCCACCGGCGGACCCGGCTTTGCCACGACTTTGGGATTGCTGGCCCATGCTGCCGAATTCGCAGGCCAGACAGCGCGTCCGCGCACACCGCAACGCATCCCCGCGCTCGGCATTCCGGCGATCGGATTGCCGTCTTTGGGTCTGCCCGATAATCTGCTGAAAAAAGCCGCCAGCTGGTTTCGTGAAAACTGGTAG
- a CDS encoding FtsQ-type POTRA domain-containing protein encodes MAKAKKTTRKTAKKSSKRKKEIKMRNSPAHDFAKFAILGTVAAFGLWLLSGLASAGLVSQMTTWISEKSLQATAQTGFAIREVSVAGRSRTDPEELRRLLNVEEGAPIFGFDPAMAATRIASISWVEDVRIRRSLPDKITVNLTERVPVAMWQNDGSLAVIDREGRVLTRDNLEEFSYLPLIIGKDAHKHIAALSVMLNAEPELTKYLESAVRIGERRWDLLLTGGTRVKLPEHAPEFALAALMKMHKDEKILDHQWISIDLRVENRAVFRPERAAINTTTTASAGHGNKDVKN; translated from the coding sequence ATGGCGAAAGCCAAAAAAACAACGCGCAAAACAGCGAAGAAAAGCAGCAAGCGTAAAAAAGAAATAAAAATGCGCAATTCACCCGCGCATGATTTCGCAAAATTTGCTATACTGGGAACAGTCGCGGCTTTCGGGTTGTGGCTTCTTTCCGGTCTTGCATCCGCAGGGCTGGTCTCTCAAATGACGACATGGATAAGTGAGAAGAGTTTGCAAGCAACGGCCCAGACAGGTTTTGCCATTCGCGAAGTAAGCGTTGCCGGACGGTCCCGTACCGACCCTGAAGAGCTGCGCCGTCTGCTAAATGTTGAAGAGGGCGCACCGATTTTCGGTTTTGATCCCGCAATGGCCGCCACACGGATTGCCTCTATTTCCTGGGTGGAGGATGTCCGCATCCGCCGCAGTCTGCCTGATAAAATCACTGTCAATCTGACGGAACGCGTTCCGGTGGCGATGTGGCAGAATGACGGCAGCCTTGCCGTCATTGACCGCGAAGGCCGCGTGCTGACCCGCGATAATCTTGAGGAATTTTCCTATCTGCCCCTGATTATCGGCAAAGACGCCCATAAACATATCGCCGCGCTCAGCGTCATGCTGAACGCCGAACCGGAACTGACAAAATATCTGGAAAGCGCCGTACGCATCGGTGAAAGGCGCTGGGATCTGCTTCTGACAGGCGGCACCCGCGTCAAACTGCCGGAACATGCGCCCGAATTTGCGCTGGCCGCACTGATGAAAATGCACAAGGACGAGAAAATTCTCGACCATCAATGGATTTCTATCGACCTGCGCGTCGAAAACCGCGCCGTGTTCCGTCCGGAACGCGCGGCAATAAATACGACTACGACCGCCTCCGCCGGACACGGCAACAAAGACGTAAAGAACTAA